The DNA segment AAAATACCGATCTCCAAGTTGGCGAGCATATTGAGTATCATCTGCATTAACTGACTTAGACTTCAATGCGTGTTCGATCTTATTAAGACGCTTTCTCTCATCGATTATTCTTTGATTCTCTAACTGAATACTTGGCACAAGAAAATCAAAGAAAGCTTGCTTCTTTTGGTTTGCATTACTCATTGAAGCAAAGTCTGGTGTCTCACTAGGTAGCGTAATCGAAGGTTGCTCGGCTACTGAACTTTGATCGGTTCCTTGTCGCTTTATAAGTACGACTGTTGTGATTATGAGCATCCCAAATACAATCAGTATTAACGTTAAATTTTTACGCATCAAATGTATTTGAACCTTGGTTGTATTCTGACGGTTTGTCTACTTTCTTGGTTTGGCTGTCATCGTTGTCACCACTACCATCGCTATCGTCGCTGTTGTCATTATCATCGTTGTCGCTATTATCCTGATCCTGTTCTTCGTTTGCTTCGCTAGCGATTATTTTTAGCGAAATGCCAAACATGTTACGGTAAATAATACCTTTAGCGTGGAAAAAGAACGGTAAGGTGAAAATAAGCAAGAATCCGTAAAAAATCGCAGACAAAAACATCAAGACCGACAAGACCATATAGATACTCGCCAATGGGAACAGCTTTTTGTTCACGGCTCTTATAGACAAAAACAGCGATTGCATTGGTGACATGCGTTTTTCACATACCAACAACACGGCATTACTAAATGCGATAGAAAAATACATTGAGAACATGGGCAGTATCATACCCGCCACACCTTGGACGATTAAACTGATAAGCGTCGCAAGTATGATCGGGACCGTGAAGGCTAACCCTTTCAAAATATAATCTGGTTTCGTGACTAACCCTGCAGCATGACTCATCGCCATCATTGATACGCCTGCATAGATAGGTGCCGAAATCACTTCGTAGCTGAAGTTCGCAATAAAAATGGCTTCTATTATGCTTTGATCAAATGTCTCTGGGTTTTGAAACATCTGTAAGATGACCGAAGGGTCACCTAACTGCAATTTTAAGGCGATATAGAATATCGCAATCTGAACAATCAAAAGAATGACAATAGCCGGCGAAAAAGAAACAAAGTTCTTAATAGTGAATTTCCAAGCTTCGTGAAGAACGGCTCCTGGTTTTAACTCATACTTACCTGTTAACGCGGTTTCAATTGAACCGCCCAACGTAAAGTTTTTTTCAATATTTTTAGTCATTTTTTATTCCGAGCGAGTCAAAAATTCCCAACGACGCTCTTGGTTAAAAGAGAATTGGCGATAGTATACTTAAATTGTTTACAATCTTGAAACACAAACTTGTTTATGTTTACTAACCACTGTGTGGAAACAAGTTAAATGCCGAGCAAAAGAGAATGGCACTAAGTTATTAATTTGTCAGTTTGTTGACTAAAAAGACTTTGAATTACTAAAATAGAAGATTATTATTCGGTCAATATTGTTACCTAATTAATCTCAACTTTGCGTTTTAGCATGTGATTAATCAGTTATCGTACGGTTTTTCAATGTTACGGAGCAAACTACGCGTTGAATCAGATTACATCGTCCACTACGCCCGTTGTCAATTTGGGCGGCATATCAAAGAGTTTTGATGGAAAACAAGTCATAAATCGTCTCGATTTGGAAGTCAATCATGGTGAATTTTTAACTATATTGGGTCCATCGGGCTGTGGTAAAACAACGGTACTTAGGTTAATTGCGGGCTTCGAACAGGCCGATGCCGGTGAAATATCAATCGATGGTGACACTGTCACGCATATCCCGTCAGAACATAGACCCGTTAATACGGTCTTTCAAAGCTATGCTCTTTTTCCTCATATGACGGTATTTGAAAACGTCGCGTTCGGTCTCCGAATGCAAAAAGTAGCTCCATCTGAGATAAAACCGAGGGTCCTAGAGGCACTAAAAATGGTTCGCCTCGAAGAATATGCTTCTAGAAAACCCCAGCAATTATCTGGAGGACAACAACAACGTGTTGCCATCGCAAGAGCGGTGGTGAATAAGCCGAAGGTATTGTTGCTTGACGAGTCTTTATCGGCACTCGACTATAAGCTTCGTAAACAGATGCAGATAGAACTAAAGCAGTTACAACGCAAACTTGGTATCACCTTCATCTTTGTTACACATGATCAGGAAGAAGCCTTATCTATGTCTGATCGTATTATCGTAATGCGTGACGGGATAATTGAACAAGACGGTTCACCTAAAGAGATATACGAAGAACCAAAAAATCTATTTGTCGCTCGATTTATTGGTGAGATTAACGTGTTCAAAGCCAAAGCGTTGAAACGTATCGATGAAAAGCGCGCACTCGTGGAAATAGAGGGCGTGGAGTCGACCATCTATTTCCGCGATGACTTTAAGCAAGATGAAGAGCTACAAGTTCTCCTACGACCGGAGGATCTTCGATTAGAAGAGATTAATGAATCTGAATCCAAAGGCATCGTTGGTCATGTGTTAGAACGGACTTATAAAGGGATGACGTTAGATTCAGTCATAGAGTTAGAAAATGGTGATCGAGTTATGGTAAGCGAGTTCTTTAATGAGGATGATCCCGACGTCGATCACTCTCTTGGTCAGAAAGTGGTTGTCACCTGGGTAGAAAGTTGGGAAGTGGTATTGAAAGATGAACAACAAGTTTAACCTACAGAAAGCAATCATTGTCTTAATCGTTGTTTGGTTAACGTTGTTTGTTCTGCTGCCTAACCTGATGATTATTGGCACCAGTTTCTTAACAAGAGATGAAGCCAATCTAATTGAAATGACGTTCACTCTGGGCAATTACGTCCGCTTATTTGATCCGCTATACGCTAAAGTATTGGCGCACTCTTTTTATATGGCGATTATTGCGACGCTTTTGTGTCTGGTCATTGGCTACCCATTTGCCTACATCGTGGCAAAGATGCCCGTTGATAAACGCCCTATTATGTTATTTCTAGTTATCGTTCCTTTTTGGACAAATTCTTTAATTCGTACCTACGGCTTAAAGATAGTGCTTGGTACCCAAGGGATACTAAATAAAAGCTTGCTCGCGTTAGATATTATAGAGAAACCAATTCGTCTCATGTATACAGAAACCGCTGTCATGATAGGTCTCGTTTATGTTCTGTTGCCATTTATGATATTGCCACTCTATTCCGCTATAGAAAAATTGGATAGCACATACATAGAAGCAGCAAGGGATCTTGGTGCCAATAAAATTCAAACTTTTATGCGTGTCACCTTACCCCTAACCATGCCCGGAATTATTGGAGGTTGCCTGTTAGTTTTATTACCCGCGCTCGGTATGTTCTATGTGTCCGATCTGCTCGGGGGCGCAAAAAACTTGCTCATTGGTAACGTCATAAAAAGCCAAGTCTTAAATAGTCGAGATTGGCCGTTCGGAGCGGCGACTAGCATCGCATTAACTGCATCAATGGCTGTGATGCTGACGGTCTATTACAAGGTAGGGAAGATGCTCAACCGTAAGGGAGAGTTTTAGCTATGAAACGTGTATTTCAATTTACTTTCGTCAGTCTAGTGTATCTATTTTTATACCTGCCCATTTTCGTTCTCATCGTAAATTCATTTAATGTCAGTAAATTTGGCATGAAATGGGGAGGATGGACGCTGAAATGGTATGAGTCCTTGGTTAACAACGACAGTTTGATGCAAGCGGCATGGCATTCTATCAATATCGCACTTTATTCTGCGACGGT comes from the Vibrio sp. DW001 genome and includes:
- the potA gene encoding spermidine/putrescine ABC transporter ATP-binding protein PotA; translated protein: MNQITSSTTPVVNLGGISKSFDGKQVINRLDLEVNHGEFLTILGPSGCGKTTVLRLIAGFEQADAGEISIDGDTVTHIPSEHRPVNTVFQSYALFPHMTVFENVAFGLRMQKVAPSEIKPRVLEALKMVRLEEYASRKPQQLSGGQQQRVAIARAVVNKPKVLLLDESLSALDYKLRKQMQIELKQLQRKLGITFIFVTHDQEEALSMSDRIIVMRDGIIEQDGSPKEIYEEPKNLFVARFIGEINVFKAKALKRIDEKRALVEIEGVESTIYFRDDFKQDEELQVLLRPEDLRLEEINESESKGIVGHVLERTYKGMTLDSVIELENGDRVMVSEFFNEDDPDVDHSLGQKVVVTWVESWEVVLKDEQQV
- the potB gene encoding spermidine/putrescine ABC transporter permease PotB; amino-acid sequence: MNNKFNLQKAIIVLIVVWLTLFVLLPNLMIIGTSFLTRDEANLIEMTFTLGNYVRLFDPLYAKVLAHSFYMAIIATLLCLVIGYPFAYIVAKMPVDKRPIMLFLVIVPFWTNSLIRTYGLKIVLGTQGILNKSLLALDIIEKPIRLMYTETAVMIGLVYVLLPFMILPLYSAIEKLDSTYIEAARDLGANKIQTFMRVTLPLTMPGIIGGCLLVLLPALGMFYVSDLLGGAKNLLIGNVIKSQVLNSRDWPFGAATSIALTASMAVMLTVYYKVGKMLNRKGEF